The sequence GGGCAGCCGGATATCATCTCGGTAAAAGTATCCTCTTTGTCTTCTCAAGAGGTTCCCAACTCCATTCTGGCCACAGGACTTGTAAGCACAGAAGACCAGACCAACTATTCCTTTAAGATCGGCGGTGTGATCAGCAGAATATTCGTCAATGAGGGACAGTTCTTCAGAAGGGGTCAGCTCCTGGCAACATTGAACACGACTGAAATAGCCGCAGGATTGGCCCAAGCTGACCTGAATGTTGCAAAGGCGCAGCGTGACTACAACAGGGCGAATAACCTTTACAAAGACAGTGTCTTCTCTCTTGAACAGTTACAGAACACAAGAACTTCGTTGGAAGTTGCCCAAAAGTCTAAACAGGCAACAGCATTCAATGAGCGGTATGCCAAGATCTATGCTGTTTCAGATGGATTTGTTGCAAAAAAATAGCAAATGAGGGAGAAGTAGTAGGCGGAGGAATGCCTGTCTTTCTGACCAACTCCACTCAAAAAAGCAACAGCTATCTTTTAAAAGTGGGTGTGACAGACAGAGAATGGGCATCGATAAGAATGGGACAGTCTGCTAAGGTGACATTGGATGGCTATCCTGATCACAAATTTGAAGCTACAGTTTTTAGAAAATTACAGGCTGCTGACAGGGAGATCGGATCATTTCAGATAGAACTTAAATTAAAACTTGACCAGGTGATCCCCGCAGTTGGAATGTTTGGAAAAGCCGAAATCAAGACGGAAGAGACCGAAAAATCAATAGTCGTTCCTTACAATGCGCTTGT comes from Chryseobacterium sp. 3008163 and encodes:
- a CDS encoding efflux RND transporter periplasmic adaptor subunit, giving the protein MKKIHSSFIALAFILSSCSEKHPDKNPMGQPDIISVKVSSLSSQEVPNSILATGLVSTEDQTNYSFKIGGVISRIFVNEGQFFRRGQLLATLNTTEIAAGLAQADLNVAKAQRDYNRANNLYKDSVFSLEQLQNTRTSLEVAQKSKQATAFNERYAKIYAVSDGFVAKK
- a CDS encoding efflux RND transporter periplasmic adaptor subunit is translated as MPVFLTNSTQKSNSYLLKVGVTDREWASIRMGQSAKVTLDGYPDHKFEATVFRKLQAADREIGSFQIELKLKLDQVIPAVGMFGKAEIKTEETEKSIVVPYNALVEADGEQAFVFTPTGSNRVKKVPVSILKFDNKNVFLKEKPLGVDKIVISNSAYLNEQSIIKIIK